GAGTATTGAGAACACACAGAAGAACTCAAAAGCTATAGATAACTGGATAGAGAGCATCAGTGAACTACATCGCTCCAAACCACCggctacagtacactacaccaggtacaaacactaacacacagtgCTTTACAGCTTGCCATAACGCACTATAAAGTATAGCAAACactcacatactgtacacacaatactggatacacacacttaaacaaaCAGTGTACCACAACAAACTGGTTCAGTTGGCACAGCTGTTCATCATAAACAGTTTTTTAACTGTAgatcaaaaaagaaaatggtgtcTTAAATTAGTTTCTGCGTGGTTTCCTCAGACCCATGCCAGACATCGATATGCTGATGCAGGAGTGGCCACCTGAGTTTGAGGAGCTTTTGGGCAAGGTTGGTTTTGAAACAATTTAGTGAAAGTGTGGAACCTAattctatatacagtactgtgcaaaagtcttaggcaccctatttttttagtacaaactttgttatagatttttatcttatgatttctacattattgagtcagtacaaaaaactttttagatttccaaacattagttttccagcacaaacttaaatgatacagaaaaatgtttgtatgtcagtaaagaaagcagcatattacataagagaccacttttcagaccaaaaaacatcatgaaggctgctgggttttgctgcaaaaataagaagcaagtgtgacagtcaaagtctccagaagaactgcggctgcatctgcaagatgctcagtaacacttacagctcatttccttataaaactgcattaattgtacctgagactattttttttaaagcaaaggatcgtcactccaaatattgactttgtttcattcattactgtttgctgctctttatagtatttttttatgtagaaacattttatttcattatttttgaaggcatctttgctctacagcatttctttgcatgtgcctaagacttttgcacagtactgtatgttgatTATATGAATGTTATAGTTCCATAAAATAtcaagatgtttaaaaaaaaaaaaaaagaaaaaacccaagATCCAAGACTGCTTACAAATCCTGCCAGTCAAAAACTAGTCAGCTATGTCTCTTAATTTTTTAGTGTATTACATGTTTATAAAGTGTATTTCTCAGTAATATCACACAAAATGAATATACATTAGAATAAAACCTGGCTTTCTAACATATTTCCTAACTTtctaacatctctctctctgtcccaggTGAACCTCCCCACAGCAGATATTAACTGTGACCTGGCAGAGTACATTGATATAATTTGTGGTTAGTTAAACTGtcaattattgttatttatttatttatttttatctgcattacaatttaattttaatggtTGAATTCCTATAGGTATCTTGGACATTCCAGTGTACAAGAACCGAATCCAGTCTCTCCATGTCCTGTTCACACTCTATTCTGAATTCAAAAACTCCCAGGTTTGTTTTATTCTCTGGCATTTCTGTGCTCCTCTCTGAAGTGTTAGATTTCTCTACCTCCACAGGGTGCTGCCTAAACAACCTCTGAAACAATAAGTGCAAAGGTTTAGTGTCTGGCCTTTTATAACAGGGTTATTCTGCAGTGACAGTTATTATTAGTAATCTGTTATTACTGTTGTGTGGGAACAGGTTGCTATAGCTTAGAGTGGGTTGTGGTGTAACACCCTTTTGTCTTCAGTATCTTGCATCACAGCACCTTTACTACACATTTGAGCAAAtcaaaaaatctgtaaaatctttactgctatttatttaaaactggattttcatgTTTTGGAGCATCCCACTACCAATAGCATTGGTCAAATAATGTATCACCTTTTCTGCGTCTTCCTTCCTCTTACTTCAGGATCATTTTAGCACCTTACACAATCCGTtgaaacagcattttaaaactgctactgaaaataatttacatgaacGTATGCACTTGAACTGTCCAGTAGCTACCAAACTCAGATTGCAATCTCGGTACAGTGGTATTTTATCATTCTACAAATGCTGTAACGTAACTGTTTGTAAAGACATTGCTACAAGTAACATTGTCACGTTGCCATCAGAATGTCAGAggaaattttttaataaaaaaaatctgataaacTTCTACTTTCCTGTGAAATTTCAAACACTTCAGTGTCATAGGGaaaagtgtatgtgtgaaatACCAGTTTTGCATCACAGCTGATGAGACCACATCACTGAATATTTCTCAATCTTGTTGTCTTTAGCACTTTAAGAATTTGGCAGAGGGCCGCAAGTCCAACACGTCATCCACTCAACATATTGCTACTGCTGAAGCAGAGACATTCATGCTAGAGtgatctttctctctgtctctcagccaCTCTagctcttttgctctctctttctctgtatctctccctgtttctcactccctccttctctctctctctctcacacacacacacgaatgtGAACCCGCAGAGACCCTATGAAAGAGCCGTTAAGTCGCTTATGCCACTCCACCCCCACTCCTCCCATTACAAGTGGCAGCAACTTTATTTTAACTTCTCAGCcgtctgtaatttttttttgttaagaaaatgtctgtatatattaaatttttacCAAATGCATGTATATCTATAACTATTTCTTTATGTTgtgatatttacaaataaagactttttttccctcagataCAGTGATGcactgttgttttttcctttattatCAGATTTGTCTGTGTGACACCACGTGGGGCTGACATCAGCTCACTTTCGCAATGACTGTGCTTATAAGCGTCAGTACATAGTGGTGCTCTAGTAAGCAGTACTGATACTAGAACATTCATTCCTAGCAGATTACTTGATGTTCAGCATTAAAATGGATTTGGAAAGATAGGAAGGCAAATTAGGATTATATTTACAATGCCTAGAGGTGACCTTTTCATTGTGATGCTTCTTCTTTGGACATTTGTTggtaagactttttttttctttatatacaaGGTTAAAAGATTAGTATATTCTACCAGCATTCAAAACTTTATATCATAACATTTAATCATGAAAACTAGGGTACATCTGACATTGTTTTGCAGGCATGGGGGTTGATGGCGAAAGAGTGACAGGAGTGTTAAATGGGCAAGTGGAGCTCAGAGGACGCTATGGACACAATCCAGATGTGGGCAGTGTGGAATGGACTAAATATTCAGCTAAAAATTCAACAAAGAAACTGATATATGTGTTTACTAAGCCGAACAATACTGTATGCACACAGCCCTGCCAAAATATTCGTTTTAATTCGCAGAATATGAGTCTCACTTTGGTTCATTTGACACCAGAAGATGAAGGCATTTATGAGGAGAAagccatatttaaaaataatagtattaaacattttaatgtcacGTTATCTTTGGAGTGTGAGTACCACATTTCACCTGTACATCTTTTACTGTATATGATTAAGACTCTTGGCAGCTAACTTGTCTATTATAAACATGCTTTTgtattttgatttgtttcagGTCCAGCTTCTCTAGTTGCATCAAATATCACTGTATCTTTTTCTCTTGGCTCTCTGATCCTGAAGTGTGAGATCAATTGTGAGTTTAAGCTGCTGAAATGGTTAAGAAATGGCCTTCCACTGCCAGATGACCAGAGATTCTCTCTGACTGAGAACAACACGACCATGCAGGTGTCCAACCTGACCAGTTCAGACTGTGAGATATACACCTGTCAAGTTACAAATGAAAACGGAATATCAGAGGTGTTTGTCAGTGTCAGAGGTGAGATATTTGTGCATTTGTTATGAACTGCTAAAGATGAAGTCATTCCTGGTGTAATAAACTGTTAAActcaaaacatattttaaagcaACTAGTTATGACAAATAAGCCTCAGGCTTAATCTGCATACCTGGGGACTTAACACCAACAATAACATTTGAtcgttttattattattattattattattattattattattattattattattgtaataagtGCTTAATACAGGTTTTGTCTGTAAGTCTGCTTGTTTTGTCTAGAAAACCAAATGTTACACTGATAAAATTAGCTCAACCCTGATATAATTGTTTGAATAGAAAATTACCAtattttgactttatttatttttgtttgtttgtttgtttgtttatactcTAGATAAAGGTCCTTGTCAAGTTAACACTTTTCTACAATTTTCTGCCATCATATTCCCTGTTGGATTGTCACTCATCTGTCTTCTGGTTTTGTGCATCATTTTAATTTACGTCTGCAAATATTATGGTAAATAtgggaaatattttttataattatagtaattataGGAATATTAACTAAACAATTTTTTCACTGCAACTTCTAGATAGCTTGCTTCTAAAATCTTCTGACtacaaacaaatatgaaaaatgtgcaACAGGTATAATGACATTATCAATGACATTAAATTATCAAATTATCAAAATCCAGCAGTTGATTTAGAACCAGGTCAATAAGAGTAAATCTCATTTAATGCTTTCAACTCATTATTATATCTCTTAAGTGATTTTGATTCTTGTATGATAAAAATGAACATGCAAGTTTAACCCTTATAATTAatggaatgaatgaacagaatgaATCATCTACCTGACAGGAGAATGAGAGAAGGATATTTCTTGTTaaagatcttaaaaaaaaaaaaaaaaaaaaaacccagagccttaagtctgatttttaaacaaatacatagTCTGCATTAAAAttcttttgatttcattttaggtcatagaaaaataaaagctaCTTCCCCAGAAGGTATGAAGATCCCCCAAACTTTTACACATAATGTATCCTGTTGTAGccaaccctttttttttttttttttttaaatgatctcactttcttttgcttttcatAGAACCTGTTTACGACGAGCCCATATCTCCTCAggtaaaaggataaaaatactATGAAATCAGAgggaaatatattacatataaccTAGATGTACATTCTCCTGCTAGCTAAAATTATATCTGTGAATATGTTCAGTGTCTACATTACATCAGTAACTTTTGACTGATGCATGTATTGTACATATTCTTCAGGAAGAAGCTGCTACTCCGACTCCGGATTTGTTAATTGTCTATCAAGACATCATAAAGCCAAATGATTCCCATCAGTCTGAAGACTTTGGCTACTCCACCATTGCATATGTCCTGGAGAACATGCAGCCCTCACAAACCACCTGAGCACCAAGCTCCAGGTGTAAAACATGACCTAATAGGAGTGTGATGCATATGTTACTTTACTGTGTACGGAGCTCAGTTCTGTCTAATTTCAGCAGGTTTCTGTGAACTGTGTTTTCTCTGTATGAGTTTGTAGTGATTCAGAAAGAATCAACATTTTTTTGGAGCACAAGGCAAAAGAATGGTGCAGTTTTCTTCTGTTGTAACATATTCTATGAATATTTGGAAGCTTGAAGAGGTTTGTCTATTTTTCATGGTTGACCAGAAGACATAAATGTATCTCAGagtaaaaatcataaatgaataattgtCTTTTGTTACAAATATAGAATTTTGAAAAGATTGGATGAACTAATTGCAGTTTCTTATTTGTCATGTAGCACATGCATTTACTGAGTTCAAATAAATCCATGCAGTAGTTGCTGAAGTTCTATGTGTTGTCAGCGTATTATTGTACACTCATGTGCTCCCAGTGAGAGCTTGGTAGTCCTGTTCGTGTGCTTCGGCAGCTGCTAGTGCCCGGGGCCTCCTGGAGAATGTGCTGCATGGAATTCGTGGGCCAGTGGAAATAGGCCACTTCGGCAGCATAGGACTTCCATTTGCCCAGCTACAGACAACTTTTTGTGCATTGTTGTGATTCCTGCGTGGCATGTAAGGACCCCAGTCAGTGCTCTGACCAGTCACTGTATTCCAGTGTTCTAATGGAGAAGGTTCGGGTGGATATATTGGGTTGTTTTCCCACCACTGGCGCCAGCAAACACTACATCCTGATGGCCATTGACTTTTTCACAAAGTGGCCTGAAGTATATCCCTGGCCAGCAAACCACTACAAAATAACTGGGCAAGGAAATGTTCTTCCAGTCTGGGGTGCCACAGGATCTGCACAGCGATGAGGTGTGTAACTTTGTATCTGTCCTTGTGGGACAAGTGTGCCATTGCTTGGGGATTACAGTAACATGCACCACCTCCCTTCACCCTTAGTGTTCACGGTTCACTGTCTCAGAGCATGACTTGACCGATTTCTGACATGATTTCACTAACTTGATGCTGcaatacaatatttaatatagATTTGGCTATAGATATAGGGCTGGGCTGTTTTGTATACAATTAGTTTATAATAGATAAAGTTGGTGAAATAGGAAGCACACTTTTGGAGTTATAAActaccatgtttttttaaaaggtgaAATTCCAGAAATGTATCAGGACAACATTTCAACTGATGCTCCTCCCTGGATTTACACTCAGTGTCCTGGATTTAAGCATCATTTTAATCTGCGTTTGGAAATATTATGGTAAGTCTTCTATTTTTAATAAGGCACAAAGTACACACTTATTTCAATTACAAGACTCTTTATGACCGGTATGATCACTATACTCTATGAGATTAATCTTTAAATCAGTTTCACTTGTAAAGACACTGCATGTGATAAAGAATGTTTTCTCTGACAAATATGACATTAAGGACGCTGTTTTTCTAACTGAATATGTCAGTCAGCCTGATAAAAACTTACAAAGTACTGGGAAGGTCAGCCTCGCTCAGTAACAAAGTTGATTGTACACAATCAAATGTCAAATGATAGTGAATCACTTTATTATCTCATTTATGAGACAGTGGTTAAGGAAACTTTGGTTAGGCCACAGTTGCAGAAATGctagaaataaaacataaaaatcaaaACCCACACATATCTGCTGTGTTATTCATCAGAATCTCATCACTTCTGCAGACCTGGCATTAACTTAAGGTTTACGCAGTTTCATATTTTACGCAATACA
This is a stretch of genomic DNA from Pangasianodon hypophthalmus isolate fPanHyp1 chromosome 17, fPanHyp1.pri, whole genome shotgun sequence. It encodes these proteins:
- the LOC113543629 gene encoding hepatocyte cell adhesion molecule, producing MPRGDLFIVMLLLWTFVGMGVDGERVTGVLNGQVELRGRYGHNPDVGSVEWTKYSAKNSTKKLIYVFTKPNNTVCTQPCQNIRFNSQNMSLTLVHLTPEDEGIYEEKAIFKNNSIKHFNVTLSLECPASLVASNITVSFSLGSLILKCEINCEFKLLKWLRNGLPLPDDQRFSLTENNTTMQVSNLTSSDCEIYTCQVTNENGISEVFVSVRDKGPCQVNTFLQFSAIIFPVGLSLICLLVLCIILIYVCKYYGHRKIKATSPEEPVYDEPISPQEEAATPTPDLLIVYQDIIKPNDSHQSEDFGYSTIAYVLENMQPSQTT